The following coding sequences are from one Campylobacter sp. RM16187 window:
- a CDS encoding GNAT family N-acetyltransferase gives MQITKGYISGCVGDIISLNARYYAKRFDLGKAFEIKIAKDIAEFVASLGSEKRELFTCIKDSVLVGCIAVDEVYEAGLLRWFVVDERFQNKGIGNELLKEAIKFCDENFNQTYLYTNKELEIAIKVYEKFGFERDESFAPRRYEELNELEILRYIRKRSKNESVNQCKR, from the coding sequence GTGCAAATAACTAAAGGCTATATAAGCGGCTGCGTGGGCGATATCATCTCGCTTAATGCAAGATATTACGCAAAGAGATTTGATCTCGGCAAGGCTTTTGAAATAAAAATAGCTAAAGATATAGCTGAATTTGTAGCAAGTCTAGGAAGCGAAAAACGAGAGCTTTTTACTTGCATAAAAGATAGCGTTTTGGTTGGATGTATCGCTGTTGATGAGGTTTATGAAGCGGGACTGCTTAGATGGTTTGTAGTTGATGAGAGATTTCAAAACAAAGGCATCGGAAACGAGCTTTTAAAAGAGGCGATTAAATTTTGCGATGAAAATTTTAATCAAACCTATCTTTATACAAATAAAGAGCTTGAAATAGCTATCAAAGTGTATGAGAAATTTGGCTTTGAGCGCGACGAGAGTTTTGCGCCAAGGCGATATGAAGAGCTAAACGAACTTGAAATTTTAAGATATATCAGAAAGAGGAGTAAAAATGAGAGCGTTAATCAGTGTAAGCGATAA
- a CDS encoding TerB family tellurite resistance protein produces MGNFFIIILIVLAIYLLAFDFGKNPQNMRQNVKNSRKKILFEEAKYIVTLLAKVAKSDGRVSELEAQLVSEILDDITSMLGGDTRKRDELKQIYNTQKEDLNNVYDVAREYYEKFKLSKNDAIAKVSFLINLAYIDGRILNAERIVISQIADAFNISDRVLEEIFDKFDRFYDQKRYEQRKDDSYHKKSPYRVLGLRENAPFSEVKKRYRELVKKYHPDILMGRGESEEIIERSTRKLQEINEAYEEIKGRSANN; encoded by the coding sequence GTGGGTAATTTTTTTATTATTATACTTATTGTTCTTGCCATATATCTGCTTGCCTTTGATTTTGGTAAGAATCCTCAAAATATGAGGCAAAACGTTAAAAACTCAAGAAAAAAAATCCTATTTGAGGAGGCTAAATATATAGTAACCTTGCTTGCAAAAGTTGCTAAAAGCGATGGAAGGGTAAGTGAGCTGGAAGCTCAGCTAGTAAGCGAGATACTTGACGATATAACCTCTATGTTAGGTGGTGATACAAGAAAAAGAGATGAATTAAAGCAAATTTATAACACTCAAAAAGAGGATTTAAATAATGTTTATGACGTTGCTAGAGAGTATTATGAAAAATTTAAGCTAAGTAAAAATGACGCTATTGCTAAGGTTTCGTTTCTTATAAATTTAGCTTATATAGACGGCAGAATTTTAAATGCGGAAAGAATTGTAATTTCTCAAATAGCCGATGCCTTTAATATATCGGATAGGGTATTGGAAGAGATATTTGATAAATTTGATAGATTTTATGATCAAAAAAGATATGAGCAAAGAAAAGATGACTCATATCATAAAAAGAGTCCGTATAGAGTGCTAGGGCTTCGTGAAAACGCGCCGTTTAGCGAGGTTAAAAAGCGCTACCGCGAGCTTGTAAAAAAATATCATCCCGATATCTTAATGGGAAGAGGTGAGAGCGAAGAGATTATCGAGCGCTCAACCAGAAAACTTCAAGAGATCAACGAAGCTTATGAGGAGATAAAGGGGCGCAGTGCAAATAACTAA
- a CDS encoding SDH family Clp fold serine proteinase codes for MSLLGLLNKKTEEKDQEREQKMGQRNVAKPPILFNETQQLIKAIEAKLGGSLITYYNSNAGSVCGNDASAMYEILKGKKIQNAFLFIKSDGGSGIASLRIISTLRNYCKNITALVPANCASAATMMALGANEIVMGPLAYLTPVDTSLKHELSPTNKNNELVSVSMDELSRVIRLWKTNEKDKDENPYKSLYEYIHPLVFGAVDRASSLSLKICREILRYHIDDEEKIQKISERLNSDYPAHEYPILFREAEEIGLHVKKMDDELNEMLQELTLLYSEMGQRAFTDFDENSYHDNNIANIIESNGKQIYFQIDKDWFYRPDERRWNVMNDESSWRKNELVNGKLKNTIYHLW; via the coding sequence ATGAGTTTGCTAGGGTTATTAAACAAGAAGACTGAGGAAAAAGATCAGGAAAGAGAGCAGAAAATGGGTCAGCGAAATGTGGCTAAGCCTCCGATTTTATTTAACGAAACACAGCAACTCATAAAAGCGATAGAGGCGAAGCTTGGCGGTTCGCTGATAACCTACTACAACTCAAATGCGGGCAGTGTGTGCGGTAACGACGCAAGTGCGATGTATGAAATTTTAAAGGGCAAAAAGATACAAAACGCCTTTTTGTTTATTAAAAGTGACGGCGGTAGCGGTATCGCCTCGCTTCGTATCATCAGCACGCTTAGAAACTACTGCAAAAACATAACCGCCCTTGTGCCGGCAAACTGTGCTTCGGCTGCTACTATGATGGCGCTTGGTGCAAACGAGATCGTCATGGGTCCGCTTGCGTATCTAACTCCCGTTGATACTTCGCTTAAGCATGAGCTAAGTCCGACAAATAAAAACAACGAGCTTGTAAGCGTGTCGATGGACGAGCTAAGCCGCGTGATAAGGCTATGGAAAACAAACGAAAAAGATAAGGATGAAAACCCGTATAAATCGCTATACGAGTACATTCATCCGCTTGTGTTTGGTGCGGTTGATCGCGCTAGCTCGCTTTCACTTAAAATTTGTCGTGAAATTTTGAGGTATCACATCGACGATGAAGAGAAAATTCAAAAAATTTCAGAGCGGCTAAACAGCGACTATCCTGCGCATGAGTATCCGATACTCTTTCGCGAGGCCGAAGAGATCGGGCTTCATGTAAAAAAGATGGATGATGAGCTAAACGAAATGCTTCAGGAGCTTACTTTACTCTACTCGGAGATGGGGCAAAGAGCGTTTACCGACTTTGATGAAAACAGCTATCACGATAACAACATCGCAAATATCATCGAATCAAACGGCAAGCAGATATATTTCCAGATAGATAAAGACTGGTTTTATCGCCCTGATGAGCGCCGCTGGAACGTGATGAACGACGAGAGCTCATGGCGTAAAAATGAGCTAGTTAACGGCAAACTAAAAAATACTATCTATCACCTTTGGTAA
- the purL gene encoding phosphoribosylformylglycinamidine synthase subunit PurL, which yields MDKATIKAHKISDGEYENILKILGREPNLLELGIFSAMWSEHCSYKSSKKYLSGFPTKAPWVIQGPGENAGVIDVGEGVAAVFKMESHNHPSFIEPYQGAATGVGGILRDVFTMGARVVANMNSLRFGQISGSSSVARHQRYLVKGVVAGISHYGNCMGIPTVGGEVSFDESFNGNILVNAFALGLCKSDEIFYGKAEGIGNPVIYVGSKTGRDGLGGAVMASDSFNDENKSLRPTVQVGDPFAEKLLLEACLELFKKDYIIGIQDMGAAGLTSSSFEMAGRSGSGMKMYLDRVPMRESGMTPYELMLSESQERMLICAKKGYEQKVIEIFKKWDLDAEIIGEVTDTGKMQLYWHGELAGEIPIDPVAQAAPVLDRSTKKPAYLDEIKGVTLDKFKKVDNKTAFNKLLRDPHILNKSLIYDQYDANIQTNTIKQPGNLGASVIRVRESGRAIAMGMECSPRHNYVNPKIGAAMAVALSGRKVAMSGAMPLAITDCLNYGNPENPEVMWQFAQGCEGIKEACRELTTPVVSGNVSLYNDTDGVSVYPTPAIVSVGVNECAHKNLPSVFAKEGTPIYLVGDTSGEFAASLYMKNLYNCVGGELKEIDYKKERALWELVIEANKAGILEFANSVGTGGVAMTLAKMACMSGVGAKCECKFSDSRWIFDESFSRSVVGVKDEAKFSELAGKFGLKISKIGVTGGSKFEIDGVSENLKEMSEVYFNEFARVIKQED from the coding sequence ATGGATAAAGCTACGATAAAAGCGCATAAAATTAGCGACGGCGAGTATGAAAATATACTAAAAATTTTAGGACGCGAGCCAAATTTGCTTGAGCTTGGGATATTTTCTGCGATGTGGAGCGAACACTGCAGCTATAAATCAAGTAAAAAATACCTAAGCGGCTTTCCGACCAAGGCTCCTTGGGTCATACAAGGACCGGGCGAAAACGCAGGCGTTATCGATGTTGGCGAAGGAGTTGCGGCTGTGTTTAAGATGGAGAGCCACAACCATCCAAGCTTTATCGAACCCTATCAGGGTGCAGCCACTGGCGTGGGCGGAATTTTGCGCGATGTATTTACTATGGGCGCAAGAGTCGTGGCGAACATGAACTCGCTTAGATTCGGACAAATTAGCGGTAGCTCAAGCGTAGCGCGCCACCAAAGATATCTTGTAAAGGGCGTAGTGGCCGGAATTTCTCACTACGGCAACTGCATGGGTATCCCGACTGTAGGCGGTGAAGTGAGTTTTGATGAGAGCTTTAACGGAAACATCCTAGTAAATGCCTTTGCACTTGGACTTTGTAAAAGCGATGAAATTTTCTACGGCAAGGCTGAAGGCATAGGAAATCCCGTCATATACGTAGGAAGTAAGACCGGTCGTGACGGGCTTGGTGGAGCCGTTATGGCAAGCGATAGCTTTAACGATGAGAATAAATCCTTGCGTCCAACCGTCCAAGTGGGTGATCCGTTTGCAGAAAAACTGCTTCTTGAGGCGTGCTTGGAGCTCTTTAAGAAAGATTACATCATAGGTATCCAAGATATGGGCGCAGCGGGTCTTACCTCAAGCAGCTTTGAGATGGCGGGGCGCAGCGGAAGCGGTATGAAGATGTATCTTGACCGTGTTCCGATGAGAGAAAGCGGCATGACGCCTTACGAGCTTATGCTAAGCGAAAGTCAAGAAAGAATGCTAATATGCGCTAAAAAAGGCTATGAGCAAAAAGTTATAGAGATATTTAAGAAGTGGGACTTAGATGCTGAGATCATCGGAGAGGTGACTGATACGGGCAAGATGCAGCTTTATTGGCACGGCGAGCTTGCGGGCGAAATTCCGATAGATCCTGTTGCGCAGGCTGCTCCGGTACTAGATCGTTCTACGAAAAAGCCTGCTTATCTTGATGAGATAAAGGGCGTAACTCTTGATAAATTTAAAAAAGTTGATAACAAAACCGCATTTAATAAGCTTTTGCGCGATCCGCATATCTTAAATAAGTCTTTGATCTACGATCAATACGATGCAAATATCCAAACAAACACAATCAAGCAGCCCGGAAATTTAGGCGCTAGCGTTATCCGCGTGAGAGAGAGCGGCAGAGCCATAGCTATGGGTATGGAGTGTAGCCCTCGCCACAACTATGTAAATCCAAAAATAGGCGCTGCCATGGCGGTTGCGCTAAGCGGCAGAAAAGTAGCTATGAGCGGTGCTATGCCGCTTGCGATAACTGACTGCTTAAACTACGGAAACCCTGAAAATCCTGAAGTTATGTGGCAGTTTGCGCAAGGTTGCGAGGGTATCAAAGAGGCGTGCCGTGAGCTAACTACTCCTGTTGTAAGCGGAAACGTAAGCCTTTATAACGACACGGACGGCGTAAGCGTCTATCCGACACCTGCTATAGTAAGCGTTGGCGTAAACGAGTGCGCGCATAAAAATTTGCCAAGCGTTTTTGCCAAAGAGGGCACGCCGATATATCTTGTAGGCGATACTAGCGGCGAATTTGCAGCGAGCCTTTATATGAAAAATTTATATAACTGCGTTGGCGGCGAACTAAAAGAGATCGACTATAAAAAAGAAAGAGCGCTTTGGGAGCTTGTGATAGAGGCAAACAAGGCGGGAATTTTAGAATTTGCAAACTCAGTCGGCACGGGCGGAGTAGCTATGACGCTTGCTAAAATGGCTTGCATGAGCGGCGTAGGTGCAAAATGCGAGTGCAAATTTAGCGATAGTAGATGGATATTTGACGAGAGCTTTTCTCGCTCGGTTGTGGGTGTAAAAGACGAAGCTAAATTTAGCGAACTAGCAGGCAAATTCGGACTTAAGATAAGTAAGATAGGCGTAACGGGCGGAAGCAAATTTGAAATAGATGGCGTGAGCGAAAATTTAAAAGAGATGAGCGAGGTTTACTTTAATGAGTTTGCTAGGGTTATTAAACAAGAAGACTGA
- the mnmE gene encoding tRNA uridine-5-carboxymethylaminomethyl(34) synthesis GTPase MnmE, giving the protein MNDTIAAIATAHGVGSICIVRLSGENALSLALKLTKLQTLKPRFATLAKIYSDDEFIDEGIVLYFKAPASFTGEDVVEFQTHGGFMVANLILSKLINLGARLAEPGEFSKRAFLNGKMDLSKAESIQNLINARSESAAKIIARAMKGDLGKFVDEIRSELVKTLAFVETSIDYADDDLPENLMSDIKSMLMLNHQKLDKIVSISKSRKGLIEGFKVAIVGKPNVGKSSILNSLLNYERAIISDEAGTTRDRIEESLSIGTHLVRIIDTAGIRKNAGKIEQIGITHSLKAIEEADIVLAVFDASNEADEQDFEILNLLRESQKKIFYILNKCDLELKFQTSKLSDPLKISAKNSAEEIVKRLEIYLDSQDVNEILLNSKRQIQCCESASEAIKRALNLLSESELELFAYEINSAIASISSITKPFERAEILDEMFSNFCLGK; this is encoded by the coding sequence ATGAATGATACAATCGCAGCCATCGCCACAGCTCACGGCGTTGGCTCTATATGCATAGTTAGGCTAAGCGGCGAAAATGCCCTTAGTCTAGCCCTTAAACTTACCAAACTTCAAACCTTAAAACCAAGATTTGCAACTCTAGCTAAAATTTACTCAGACGATGAATTTATAGACGAAGGCATAGTTTTATATTTTAAAGCGCCTGCCAGTTTTACCGGCGAGGATGTGGTTGAGTTTCAAACTCACGGTGGATTTATGGTGGCAAATTTGATCCTCTCTAAGCTCATAAATTTAGGAGCTAGACTTGCCGAGCCGGGTGAATTTAGCAAGCGTGCGTTTTTAAACGGCAAGATGGACTTAAGTAAAGCCGAAAGCATACAAAATTTAATCAACGCAAGAAGCGAAAGTGCCGCTAAAATCATAGCTAGAGCTATGAAAGGTGATCTTGGTAAATTTGTAGATGAGATTAGAAGCGAGCTTGTTAAGACGCTTGCTTTTGTTGAGACTAGCATTGATTATGCAGATGATGATCTGCCTGAAAATTTGATGAGCGATATCAAAAGCATGCTTATGCTAAATCATCAAAAGCTTGATAAAATCGTATCTATAAGCAAAAGTCGCAAAGGGCTTATCGAAGGCTTTAAAGTAGCGATAGTTGGCAAACCAAATGTCGGCAAAAGCTCGATTTTAAACTCTCTTTTAAACTACGAGCGAGCGATCATAAGTGATGAGGCCGGCACTACTCGTGACCGCATAGAAGAAAGCCTAAGCATAGGCACTCACTTGGTTCGCATTATAGACACTGCAGGCATTAGAAAAAATGCAGGCAAGATCGAGCAGATCGGTATAACGCACTCTTTAAAGGCTATTGAAGAAGCTGATATAGTTTTAGCTGTGTTTGATGCATCAAATGAAGCCGATGAGCAGGATTTTGAGATACTAAATTTGCTTAGAGAGTCTCAAAAAAAGATATTTTACATACTTAATAAATGTGATTTAGAGCTTAAATTCCAAACTTCAAAGCTAAGTGATCCTCTTAAAATTTCGGCAAAAAATAGCGCAGAAGAGATAGTTAAAAGGCTTGAAATTTATCTTGACAGCCAAGACGTAAATGAAATTTTGCTTAATTCAAAGCGTCAAATTCAGTGCTGCGAAAGCGCAAGTGAGGCGATCAAAAGAGCTTTAAATTTGCTCAGTGAAAGCGAGCTTGAGCTGTTTGCTTATGAGATAAATTCGGCGATAGCGTCTATCTCGTCCATCACAAAGCCGTTTGAGAGAGCCGAGATACTTGATGAGATGTTTAGCAATTTTTGTCTTGGGAAATAA
- a CDS encoding Jag N-terminal domain-containing protein: protein MRIEANNLQEAFQKAATELNCSVTELDIKIIQNPSSGFLGFFKKTAIIEAYRENKEKKDKEGSKNSSKFGKKHKKDRVENKEHSSENCSEHVENKKDSKNSQKSERSNDKKRNRNKKRNYENRDEKQDLNGNSAKSERKDELSKTTSANISDNAFKFDEAEQAHLYIEPSQEVEQKPKANKESCKNILDNSIIDTFNKSDFDDKFDDKEDKTSENKAKEQKPKADIEKVLPEIRENLTNLLNASCFKIDRIEVSKFNDETILIELDGEDAALLIGKEGYRYKAISYLIYNWIGSKYNISVRLEIAEFLKNQEAAMDEYLKGIIERVNSSKKAKTKPLDGILVKIALEKLREQFPDKYVGIKSDGDKQFVVVNDFVKKHE, encoded by the coding sequence ATGCGTATAGAGGCTAATAATCTACAAGAGGCCTTTCAGAAGGCTGCCACCGAGCTTAATTGCTCTGTTACTGAGCTTGATATTAAGATTATTCAAAATCCAAGCTCTGGATTTTTGGGTTTTTTCAAAAAAACGGCAATAATAGAGGCTTATAGAGAAAATAAAGAGAAAAAAGATAAAGAGGGTTCAAAAAACAGCTCCAAATTTGGAAAAAAGCATAAAAAAGATAGAGTCGAGAATAAAGAACATAGCTCTGAAAATTGCAGTGAGCATGTTGAAAATAAAAAAGATAGTAAAAATTCTCAAAAATCAGAAAGATCAAACGATAAAAAACGCAATAGAAACAAAAAAAGAAATTATGAAAACAGGGATGAAAAACAGGACTTAAACGGAAATTCTGCAAAGTCGGAGAGAAAAGACGAGCTTTCAAAAACTACATCGGCCAATATCTCCGACAATGCCTTTAAATTTGATGAAGCTGAACAAGCTCATTTATATATAGAGCCTAGTCAAGAAGTCGAGCAAAAGCCAAAAGCAAATAAGGAGAGTTGCAAAAATATTCTTGATAATTCGATCATTGATACCTTTAATAAAAGCGACTTTGATGATAAATTTGATGATAAAGAGGATAAAACTAGCGAAAATAAAGCAAAAGAGCAAAAGCCAAAAGCCGATATAGAGAAAGTTTTGCCTGAGATAAGAGAGAATTTGACAAATCTTTTAAACGCTAGCTGCTTTAAAATAGATAGGATAGAGGTTAGTAAATTTAATGACGAGACTATATTAATAGAGCTTGACGGTGAGGATGCAGCGCTTCTTATAGGTAAAGAAGGATACAGATATAAGGCGATTTCATACCTTATATACAATTGGATAGGTTCTAAGTATAATATTTCGGTTCGTCTTGAAATAGCTGAGTTTTTAAAAAATCAAGAGGCGGCTATGGATGAATATTTAAAAGGCATAATAGAGAGAGTTAACTCATCTAAAAAAGCCAAAACTAAGCCACTTGATGGAATTTTAGTCAAAATCGCACTAGAAAAACTACGCGAGCAATTTCCAGATAAATATGTAGGCATAAAAAGCGATGGAGATAAGCAATTCGTAGTAGTTAATGATTTTGTAAAAAAGCATGAATGA
- the yidC gene encoding membrane protein insertase YidC, whose amino-acid sequence MLDKLSVQKRVILATVISFIFFIVYDYFFIPKNLPIDQNRTVSVQETQAKQAPATTSNSTASVPDISESQTKTIATIKGAYFEAQIDNLGRISKFYLNEDKYKNEDGSRIELTSKTLLPLEIRFSDTNLNEQAFKTDYVSNLSQIDVTNSKQTLVLTQNLNGSKVVKNITFYPSGNYDLEVLVSNGEYFITPGFRPSVVVDNYTVHGALIRHADEKLTILEDGDLDGTEKFDDVNIAADSDRYYTTLFYSFDKPLNVVMSKDTADNAIVFIKNTGDFKTSGYIGAKDHKTLESIDARLTDVIEYGWFTFIAKPMFGFLNLLYGYIGNWGWAIVVLTLIIRLVLFPLTYKGMLSMNKLKELSPKIKELQTKYKGDPQKLNAHMMELYKKHGANPMGGCLPIIMQIPIFFAIYRVLLNAIELKAAPWILWIQDLAVMDPYFVLPILMGLTMFLQQKLTPTTFTDPMQEKIMKFLPLIFTFFFVTFPAGLTLYWFVNNVCSVIQQIFVNKLFEKHKKVEVKA is encoded by the coding sequence GTGTTAGATAAACTATCTGTTCAAAAGAGAGTTATTTTGGCTACGGTCATCTCTTTTATTTTTTTTATAGTATATGATTATTTTTTTATCCCTAAAAATTTGCCAATAGATCAAAATAGAACAGTGAGTGTTCAAGAAACACAAGCCAAACAAGCACCTGCTACAACTTCAAATTCTACTGCTTCTGTGCCTGATATTAGCGAAAGTCAAACCAAAACAATAGCCACTATCAAAGGCGCTTATTTTGAAGCACAAATTGATAATTTAGGCAGAATTTCAAAATTTTATTTAAATGAAGATAAATATAAAAATGAAGATGGAAGCAGGATAGAGCTAACTTCTAAAACCCTTCTTCCGCTTGAAATTAGATTTAGCGATACAAATTTAAATGAGCAGGCGTTTAAAACAGACTATGTAAGCAATCTTAGTCAGATAGACGTTACGAACTCAAAGCAAACTTTGGTTTTAACTCAAAATTTAAATGGATCCAAAGTAGTTAAGAACATTACTTTCTATCCTAGCGGTAACTATGATTTGGAGGTTTTGGTTAGCAACGGAGAATACTTTATAACTCCTGGATTTAGACCAAGTGTGGTTGTGGATAATTATACTGTTCATGGAGCACTTATACGTCATGCGGATGAGAAGTTAACTATACTAGAAGATGGTGACTTGGATGGTACTGAAAAATTTGATGATGTGAATATAGCGGCCGATAGCGATAGATACTATACTACTTTATTTTATTCTTTCGATAAGCCTTTAAATGTAGTGATGTCTAAAGATACCGCCGATAATGCTATAGTTTTTATTAAAAATACAGGAGATTTTAAGACTAGTGGATATATAGGTGCTAAAGATCATAAGACATTGGAGTCTATAGACGCCAGATTAACAGATGTCATAGAGTATGGATGGTTTACATTTATAGCTAAGCCTATGTTTGGGTTTTTAAATTTACTTTATGGATATATAGGCAACTGGGGTTGGGCTATAGTAGTGCTTACATTGATTATAAGACTTGTGCTATTCCCTCTTACATACAAGGGAATGCTATCTATGAATAAGCTTAAAGAGCTTTCTCCAAAAATTAAGGAGCTTCAGACTAAGTATAAAGGAGATCCGCAAAAGCTAAACGCTCATATGATGGAGCTTTATAAAAAACACGGTGCGAATCCTATGGGAGGTTGCTTGCCTATAATTATGCAGATTCCGATATTTTTCGCAATTTATAGGGTTTTATTAAACGCTATAGAGCTAAAAGCTGCTCCATGGATACTTTGGATACAAGATTTAGCTGTTATGGATCCATATTTTGTTCTACCTATACTTATGGGTCTTACGATGTTTTTACAGCAAAAGCTTACGCCTACGACATTTACAGATCCTATGCAAGAGAAGATTATGAAATTCCTGCCTTTGATTTTTACATTCTTCTTTGTGACATTCCCTGCGGGACTTACTCTTTATTGGTTCGTAAATAACGTTTGTTCGGTTATTCAACAAATTTTTGTAAACAAGCTCTTTGAAAAACACAAAAAAGTGGAGGTAAAGGCATAA
- the yidD gene encoding membrane protein insertion efficiency factor YidD, producing the protein MREAMISLIKFYQRYISKFTPKSCRYYPTCSEYAIWQFQNNKFFLAFLATIIRILRCNQLFKGGIDYPVIYKKFSSFLIFYQNVRPNINFWFIPYKENKFYVIKVLDSLKEK; encoded by the coding sequence ATGAGAGAGGCAATGATATCTTTAATCAAATTTTATCAGCGTTATATTTCTAAATTTACCCCAAAGTCATGTCGATACTATCCCACATGCTCCGAATATGCCATCTGGCAGTTTCAAAACAATAAATTTTTTTTAGCTTTTTTAGCTACTATTATTAGAATTCTTCGTTGCAATCAGCTATTTAAAGGTGGTATAGATTACCCTGTTATTTATAAAAAATTTAGCTCTTTTTTAATTTTTTACCAAAACGTTAGACCTAATATAAATTTTTGGTTTATCCCATATAAAGAGAATAAATTTTATGTTATAAAAGTCTTAGATTCGTTAAAGGAAAAATAG
- the rnpA gene encoding ribonuclease P protein component has product MTVYKEANKWYCDCCTIFYKPSNEPKLAIVASKKVGKAVVRNRCKRLLRAVFNQIHNELEDGVYVVIVKAGLEQIPYLKIQKNISWALKKLGCLKQ; this is encoded by the coding sequence TTGACGGTTTATAAAGAGGCGAACAAGTGGTATTGCGATTGTTGCACTATTTTTTATAAACCTTCAAACGAGCCCAAACTAGCTATAGTGGCTAGCAAAAAAGTTGGTAAAGCTGTGGTTCGTAATCGTTGTAAAAGGCTATTGCGAGCAGTTTTTAATCAAATTCATAATGAGCTCGAAGACGGTGTTTATGTGGTTATTGTTAAGGCGGGACTTGAGCAAATCCCTTATTTAAAGATTCAGAAAAATATATCTTGGGCTTTAAAAAAGCTTGGATGCTTAAAGCAATAA
- the rpmH gene encoding 50S ribosomal protein L34, with amino-acid sequence MKRTYQPHKTPKKRTHGFRQRMKTKNGRKIINARRAKGRRILAA; translated from the coding sequence ATGAAAAGGACTTATCAGCCTCATAAAACGCCTAAAAAACGCACTCATGGTTTTCGCCAAAGAATGAAAACAAAGAATGGACGTAAGATTATAAACGCAAGACGTGCAAAAGGTAGAAGAATATTGGCGGCTTAA
- a CDS encoding uracil-DNA glycosylase gives MIYANEIEILRQLHYLKAFGYRYINPSFGLHIKNNVSNDIKELEEQIKNCNLCELCKSRNNALVGSGRLDSKIMFISDTPSVSEDISGRFLEGSIGEKFCKVIYEILGLNKHEFYMTSIIKCKIHQNNLAINLSYELCKPYLMSQIDIISPKIIVALGENVFLNLINNLERTNSFESIRGNVLRFKNSYLMATYSPAWVLKNPSKEQALIDDLNKIKGLL, from the coding sequence ATGATTTATGCAAACGAAATTGAAATTTTAAGACAACTTCACTACTTAAAGGCATTTGGGTATAGATATATAAATCCATCTTTTGGATTACATATAAAAAATAATGTTTCAAACGATATAAAAGAGCTTGAAGAGCAGATTAAAAACTGTAACTTATGCGAGCTTTGCAAGAGCAGAAATAACGCTTTAGTGGGAAGCGGACGATTAGATTCAAAGATAATGTTTATAAGTGATACGCCAAGCGTTAGCGAGGATATCAGCGGAAGGTTTTTAGAGGGATCTATCGGGGAGAAATTTTGCAAGGTAATATATGAAATTTTAGGCCTTAACAAGCATGAATTTTACATGACAAGCATAATAAAGTGTAAAATTCACCAAAACAACTTAGCCATAAATCTTAGCTACGAACTTTGTAAGCCATATTTAATGTCTCAAATAGATATAATTTCACCAAAGATTATAGTCGCTCTTGGCGAAAACGTATTTTTAAATTTAATCAATAATTTGGAGCGAACAAATAGCTTTGAATCCATCAGAGGAAATGTTTTAAGGTTTAAAAATTCCTATCTTATGGCCACTTATTCGCCAGCATGGGTGCTAAAAAATCCAAGCAAAGAGCAGGCCTTAATAGATGATTTAAATAAAATCAAAGGGTTGTTATGA
- a CDS encoding YbgC/FadM family acyl-CoA thioesterase, producing MKFRIYYEDTDAAGIVYHANYIKFCERARSEVFFNSDLEPFGKDGYFVVSEIHAKFKKPATLGDMIEVRSKAVQIKKVSVVINQQIYKVGNLKSECEPELLFEADVTVAFMNEKGMAKMSEQMLEFISSRLHG from the coding sequence ATGAAATTTAGAATTTACTACGAAGATACGGACGCGGCAGGCATAGTCTATCATGCTAACTACATCAAATTTTGCGAAAGAGCAAGAAGTGAGGTGTTTTTTAACTCCGATTTAGAGCCGTTTGGCAAGGACGGCTACTTTGTAGTAAGCGAAATTCATGCAAAATTTAAAAAGCCCGCAACGCTTGGCGATATGATCGAGGTTAGAAGCAAGGCTGTGCAAATTAAAAAAGTCTCTGTCGTTATAAATCAGCAAATTTATAAAGTCGGAAATTTAAAGAGCGAGTGCGAGCCTGAACTGCTCTTTGAAGCCGATGTAACGGTAGCCTTTATGAACGAAAAGGGCATGGCTAAGATGAGCGAGCAGATGCTTGAGTTTATCTCGTCGCGTCTGCATGGCTAA